The DNA window CCTCCGTGCTTCGCAGTGCAGCCGGTGGACCGGCCTGTTTCTCTGTGCGCAAATCGATGCATCGATTTGCGCTCTCAACGCCCCAACTCGAAACCTGAGCCATTTGGCCCGTTTTTGGCGCTCCGAAAGCCCGGGATTCCGGGCAAACAAGCCCGTCACCCCTGCCTCTTCAGGCAGTCGGAGTGGTCATTTTGGAACCCTGTCAGGGAGCGTTCAGCGGGACTGAAAACTACCCGACACCGAACGATCCAAAACTAGGACGACTCCCTTGCGCCCGTCAAGGATTAGTACGAGTTCCTGAATCAAATACTAAATATGGTGGAAACAGGGGAAAACCAGGGGGGTGAGCCGCCTCCTGACAGCGCCAAGTATCAGTGAGTCCTCAGGGAATCCCAAGCAGAAAAAATCTCGCCGAGCGTGCGAAATCGAGCTTCGCCCGCTGTTCACAGGGCAACTATTTATTGTGCCCGAGGGGTTGCTCTGGCGAGACTCACGTGAAGCTACGGGGGAGTCCGGGCTGCATGCCCGGCGGCCGATCGTATTCGGCCTCGATACGCGGCGAGATGGCGCCGATTCCCACCGGTTGTTTCAACCGACTCAAAGCCACGGTGGCCGGCGTCGCGCCGGTGAGCCGATCGTGACCACGAAAAAACGGCGCACCGGAGTGCGCCGTCTTTCAATCCAGGATCTCACGTGCGGTTACGGGCAGGGGTGCCGGTAGCCGTCATTGCCCAAATACGTTCCGGACTGCGGATCGTAGGAGCGGTAGGTCTGCATGCAGTAGGTGACCGAATCATCACCGCCATCCGGCATGACCGCGACCGGGCCACCATCATAATACTGGTCGTCATAGTAACCCGGCCCGTAGTCCGGTGCGCCATAATAGCCGTAGGCACCGGACGCGAGCGCGCCGCCGACCACTGCACCGGCCACTGCGCCGGGGATAAAGCCGCCGCCGCCGTCGCGGCGATAGCCGCCGCCGCCATCGTGGCGATAGCCGCCCGCGTAGCCGCCGCGATAGACGCCACCGCCGCCGCCGCCGCTAAAACGCGCCCCAGGAGCGCCGCCGCCACTAAAACGCGCCGCCGGTGCGCCGCCGCCCATGCGCGGGCCACCGCCGCCGGCGTGGAAGCTGCCTCCGCCGCCAGGAGCCCGGGCGCCAGCGCCCGCACGTGCGTGTGGGGTCTGGGCGAAACTTGCGGATGGCACCGCCATCGGCAAAACCAGCGCCATGATGGCGGCGGTACTTAAAACTTTAAGACTGATCATCGTCGGCTCCATATGCGAGACCCAGTCCAAC is part of the Bradyrhizobium erythrophlei genome and encodes:
- a CDS encoding BA14K family protein; this encodes MISLKVLSTAAIMALVLPMAVPSASFAQTPHARAGAGARAPGGGGSFHAGGGGPRMGGGAPAARFSGGGAPGARFSGGGGGGVYRGGYAGGYRHDGGGGYRRDGGGGFIPGAVAGAVVGGALASGAYGYYGAPDYGPGYYDDQYYDGGPVAVMPDGGDDSVTYCMQTYRSYDPQSGTYLGNDGYRHPCP